In the genome of Kitasatospora cathayae, one region contains:
- a CDS encoding methyltransferase domain-containing protein, translated as MTTETKPAPASHVPAPYVHGYSDAEAQRLGDQADTLAELLHAGTVYPAGSRVLEAGCGVGAQTAHLLAASPGVLLTAADVSAESLAQARARIAAAAPTAQVVWHHGDLHQLPFPDGAFDHVFLCFVLEHLPDPTAGLAALRRVLRPGGTITVIEGDHGSAFFHPETPAARRTIDHLVRLQAGAGGDALLGRRLYPLLTAAGFADVAVRPRTVYADGGRPALVDGFTRRTFVAMVEAVRAEALAAGLTTAEAFDQGIAELRRAAEPGGTFHYTFFKAVAVNP; from the coding sequence ATGACCACCGAGACCAAACCCGCCCCTGCCTCCCACGTCCCCGCCCCCTACGTCCACGGCTACTCCGACGCCGAGGCGCAGCGCCTCGGCGACCAGGCCGACACCCTCGCCGAGCTGCTGCACGCGGGCACGGTCTACCCGGCGGGCAGCCGGGTGCTGGAGGCGGGCTGCGGGGTCGGGGCACAGACGGCGCACCTGCTGGCCGCCAGCCCCGGCGTGCTGCTGACGGCGGCGGACGTCTCCGCCGAGTCGCTGGCGCAGGCCCGGGCCCGGATCGCCGCCGCGGCACCGACCGCCCAGGTCGTCTGGCACCACGGCGACCTGCACCAACTGCCCTTCCCGGACGGCGCGTTCGACCACGTCTTCCTGTGCTTCGTGCTGGAGCACCTGCCCGACCCGACAGCCGGCCTGGCTGCGTTGCGGCGGGTGCTGCGGCCGGGCGGGACGATCACGGTGATCGAGGGCGACCACGGCTCGGCCTTCTTCCACCCGGAGACCCCGGCCGCCCGCCGCACCATCGACCACCTGGTGCGGCTCCAGGCCGGGGCGGGCGGCGACGCCCTGCTGGGCCGTCGGCTGTACCCGCTGCTGACGGCGGCCGGCTTCGCGGACGTGGCCGTCCGTCCCCGTACGGTCTACGCCGACGGAGGCCGCCCGGCGCTGGTGGACGGCTTCACCCGGCGGACCTTCGTCGCGATGGTGGAGGCCGTCCGGGCGGAGGCCCTGGCCGCCGGTCTGACCACCGCCGAGGCCTTCGACCAGGGCATCGCCGAACTGCGCCGGGCGGCCGAGCCGGGCGGGACGTTCCACTACACCTTCTTCAAGGCGGTGGCGGTCAACCCGTAG
- the pdxR gene encoding MocR-like pyridoxine biosynthesis transcription factor PdxR: MNRSKGTEVDRSKEAGRSGEPGRPGETGADFLQLDAAEAPPGGLTDWLARRLREAVADGRLPAGSRLPASRVLAAELGVSRGVVTDAYRRLAESGQLAGRGRGGTVVVALTPAVPCEAPGNAPPGRPAPVLFRDDPDPDVFDHLRGTPARIDLTPGVPDLAAFPRAAWLRAERAVLDGLVAHDLGYGDVRGTPALRQAVAHWLARNRGIRADPEEVLVVAGTAQALALLGRSLGRAGITEVAVEDPGSLGARQHLAHWLAATPPVPVDSEGIRVDALRATGAPAVLLTPAHQYPTGVVLGGERRRELLRWAGEGGLVIEDDYDAEHRYDRPPLPALRAELPDRVCYAGSISKLLAPALRTGWLLVPPRLRGAVLDAKRFADLGNPVLPQLVLARLMESGELERHLRLLRRRHRRRRDAMIAAIRTHLPTATVHGAAAGLHLMLTLPEELACSDTELATLALARGVKVQPLSWHARLRCPPGLVLGYAAGSPGGITEGVAVLGELVRRVGRQPSSP; this comes from the coding sequence GTGAACAGGTCCAAAGGCACTGAGGTCGACAGGTCCAAAGAGGCCGGGAGGTCCGGGGAACCGGGCAGGCCCGGGGAGACCGGGGCGGACTTCCTCCAGCTCGACGCCGCCGAGGCCCCGCCCGGCGGCCTCACCGACTGGCTGGCCCGCCGGCTGCGCGAGGCCGTCGCCGACGGCCGTCTCCCGGCGGGCAGCCGACTGCCCGCCAGCCGGGTACTGGCGGCCGAACTCGGCGTCTCCCGAGGGGTGGTGACCGACGCCTACCGGCGGCTCGCCGAGTCGGGCCAGCTCGCCGGGCGGGGCAGGGGTGGCACCGTCGTGGTCGCCCTGACACCCGCCGTACCGTGCGAGGCCCCGGGGAACGCCCCGCCGGGTCGCCCGGCGCCCGTGCTGTTCCGGGACGACCCCGACCCCGACGTGTTCGACCACCTGCGCGGCACCCCCGCCCGGATCGACCTCACTCCCGGCGTGCCCGACCTCGCCGCCTTCCCCCGCGCCGCCTGGCTGCGGGCCGAACGGGCAGTCCTCGACGGCCTGGTCGCCCATGACCTCGGCTACGGCGACGTCCGCGGCACCCCCGCCCTACGGCAGGCCGTCGCCCACTGGCTGGCCCGCAACCGGGGCATCCGGGCCGATCCCGAGGAGGTGCTGGTCGTCGCCGGGACGGCCCAGGCGCTCGCCCTGCTCGGCCGCTCCCTCGGACGGGCGGGCATCACCGAGGTCGCCGTCGAGGACCCGGGCTCGCTCGGCGCCCGCCAGCACCTCGCCCACTGGCTCGCCGCCACCCCGCCCGTCCCGGTCGACTCCGAGGGCATCCGGGTCGACGCGCTGCGCGCCACCGGTGCCCCCGCCGTCCTGCTCACCCCCGCCCACCAGTACCCGACCGGCGTCGTCCTCGGCGGTGAGCGGCGCCGCGAACTGCTGCGCTGGGCAGGCGAAGGAGGGCTGGTCATCGAGGACGACTACGACGCCGAACACCGCTACGACCGCCCGCCCCTCCCCGCCCTGCGGGCCGAACTGCCCGACCGGGTCTGTTACGCGGGCAGCATCTCCAAACTGCTCGCCCCCGCCCTGCGCACCGGCTGGCTGCTGGTGCCCCCGCGACTGCGCGGGGCCGTGCTCGACGCCAAGCGCTTCGCCGATCTCGGCAACCCGGTGCTGCCCCAACTGGTGCTCGCCCGACTGATGGAGTCCGGCGAACTCGAGCGCCACCTACGGCTGTTGCGCCGCCGCCACCGCCGCCGCCGGGACGCGATGATCGCCGCCATCCGCACCCACCTGCCCACCGCCACGGTGCACGGCGCGGCCGCCGGACTGCACCTGATGCTCACCCTGCCGGAGGAACTCGCTTGCAGTGACACCGAGTTGGCCACCCTGGCCCTCGCCCGCGGGGTCAAGGTCCAGCCCTTGTCCTGGCACGCCCGGCTCCGGTGCCCGCCCGGTCTGGTCCTCGGCTACGCGGCCGGCTCACCGGGCGGGATCACCGAAGGGGTGGCCGTCCTGGGGGAGTTGGTGCGGCGCGTGGGGCGTCAGCCGTCCTCGCCGTAG
- a CDS encoding MarR family winged helix-turn-helix transcriptional regulator translates to MADHLDRVVAQWGAERPDLDVSPMEVFGRLKRLYRLVDAELNRTFAEHGLDAPSFDVLATLKRSGPPYRLTPTGLMESAMVTSGAITQRLDRLEARGLVTRIRSDQDRRSCYVELTPEGHALIDRALPDHVANEHRMLAGLDEAQRTALVQGMRALLANLGEVSG, encoded by the coding sequence GTGGCAGATCATCTCGACCGTGTCGTCGCGCAATGGGGCGCCGAGCGCCCTGACCTGGACGTCTCCCCGATGGAGGTGTTCGGCCGGCTCAAACGCCTCTACCGCCTGGTGGACGCCGAGCTCAACCGCACCTTCGCCGAGCACGGCCTGGATGCCCCCTCCTTCGACGTCCTGGCCACCCTCAAGCGCAGCGGACCGCCGTACCGCCTCACCCCCACCGGCCTGATGGAGTCCGCCATGGTCACCTCCGGCGCGATCACCCAGCGCCTGGACCGACTGGAGGCCCGCGGCCTGGTCACCCGCATCCGCAGCGACCAGGACCGCCGCAGCTGCTACGTCGAGCTCACCCCCGAGGGCCACGCCCTGATCGACCGCGCGCTGCCCGACCACGTCGCCAACGAGCACCGCATGCTGGCCGGCCTCGACGAGGCGCAGCGGACCGCGCTCGTCCAGGGGATGCGCGCCCTGCTCGCGAACCTCGGGGAGGTCTCCGGCTGA
- a CDS encoding EamA family transporter — protein MLSNRLAVVLVTALAPAVWGTTYAVTTEMLPPDRPLLAAVIRCLPAGLLLIALTRTLPKGSWWWRALVLGALNIGGFQALLFIAAYRLPGGIAATVGAVQPLITAALSAALLGDRLTLRTVLSGIAGVAGVSLLVLRANARLDAIGLAAALGGAVVMAFGVVLSKRWVSPAPLLATTGWQLTAGGLLLVPVTLLSEGAPPTHYTVDNVLGYAYLCLIGAALTYAIWFRGLRALPPTSLSFLSLLSPVVATLVGWLTLGQDLSPLQALGAVVVLGSLIVAQTQRARPLTTATAPAGPAPAGTAPADPAPGVRPSALHENA, from the coding sequence GTGCTAAGCAATCGCCTCGCCGTCGTGCTGGTGACGGCCCTCGCCCCCGCCGTCTGGGGGACGACCTACGCCGTCACCACCGAGATGCTCCCGCCCGACCGTCCGCTCCTCGCCGCCGTCATCCGCTGCCTGCCCGCCGGACTGCTGCTGATCGCCCTCACCCGCACCCTGCCGAAGGGCAGCTGGTGGTGGCGCGCGCTCGTCCTCGGCGCGCTCAACATCGGCGGCTTCCAGGCCCTGCTGTTCATCGCCGCCTACCGCCTGCCCGGCGGGATCGCGGCCACCGTCGGCGCCGTCCAGCCGCTGATCACCGCCGCCCTCTCGGCCGCCCTGCTCGGTGACCGGCTCACCCTGCGCACCGTGCTGTCCGGCATCGCGGGCGTGGCGGGCGTCAGCCTGCTGGTGCTGCGCGCCAACGCCCGGCTGGACGCGATCGGGCTGGCCGCCGCGCTCGGCGGCGCGGTGGTGATGGCCTTCGGGGTGGTGCTCTCCAAGCGCTGGGTCTCCCCCGCGCCACTGCTCGCCACCACCGGCTGGCAGCTCACCGCCGGCGGTCTGCTGCTGGTGCCGGTCACCCTGCTGAGCGAGGGCGCCCCGCCCACCCACTACACCGTCGACAACGTGCTCGGCTACGCCTACCTCTGCCTGATCGGCGCGGCCCTCACCTACGCGATCTGGTTCCGCGGACTGCGCGCGCTGCCGCCGACCTCGCTCTCCTTTCTCTCCCTGCTCAGCCCGGTGGTGGCCACGCTGGTCGGCTGGCTGACGCTCGGACAGGACCTCAGTCCGCTGCAGGCGCTGGGCGCGGTGGTCGTGCTCGGTTCGCTGATCGTCGCCCAGACCCAGCGGGCCCGGCCCCTTACCACGGCCACGGCGCCCGCCGGCCCCGCTCCGGCGGGCACGGCACCCGCGGACCCGGCACCCGGCGTCCGGCCGAGCGCGCTGCACGAGAACGCCTGA
- a CDS encoding NAD(P)-dependent oxidoreductase — protein sequence MRITVFGATGNVGRRVVTEALARGHEVTAVVRDPAKPHGLPATVTLAVGDASNPEDVARISAGQDVVITATRPAPGSEHELAAATRGLLTGLAGTGVRLLAVGGAGSLTVPGTDGTILVESPGFPDEIRPIALACGEQLELYRADEKVDWTYLSPAALLEPGERTGRFRLGRDELLVDAEGNSAISMEDLAVVLLDEAEQPVHRRTRFTAGY from the coding sequence ATGCGTATCACCGTGTTCGGCGCCACTGGCAACGTCGGCCGGCGGGTCGTGACCGAGGCGCTCGCCCGCGGCCACGAGGTCACCGCCGTCGTCCGCGACCCGGCCAAGCCGCACGGCCTGCCCGCCACCGTCACCCTCGCCGTAGGCGACGCGAGCAACCCCGAGGACGTCGCCCGGATCTCCGCCGGGCAGGACGTGGTGATCACCGCCACCCGTCCGGCGCCCGGCAGCGAGCACGAACTGGCCGCCGCCACCCGGGGCCTGCTGACCGGCCTGGCCGGTACGGGCGTGCGCCTGCTCGCGGTCGGCGGCGCAGGCAGCCTGACCGTGCCCGGCACCGACGGCACGATCCTGGTGGAGTCCCCCGGCTTCCCCGACGAGATCCGGCCGATCGCGCTGGCCTGCGGCGAGCAGCTGGAGCTCTACCGCGCCGACGAGAAGGTCGACTGGACGTACCTGAGCCCGGCCGCCCTGCTCGAGCCCGGGGAGCGCACCGGCCGCTTCCGGCTCGGCCGGGACGAGCTGCTGGTCGACGCCGAGGGCAACTCGGCGATCTCGATGGAGGACCTCGCCGTCGTGCTGCTCGACGAGGCCGAGCAGCCCGTCCACCGGCGCACCCGCTTCACCGCGGGCTACTGA
- a CDS encoding glycoside hydrolase family 3 N-terminal domain-containing protein — translation MAPFRQVAQLTSVLLVLGATLGPVPAGPAPAGSVTHRIGAHAERTAAMTVRHQDSRQLAGRRIVLSYPGPTPPPETLDAIRKGRAAGVILFGENITSPEQLAQAVGKLKQAAAEAPHPRPLLLMTDQEGGKVRRLPGAPELSARRTGTAPDPLAAAVDSGTGAAGTLADAGLNVNLAPVLDVYDTPDNFIDHSERSYGQDPTRVGELGSAFLAAQQSQGVAATAKHFPGLGSAARDENTDARPVTLPVPLAQLRTRGEAPYRAAIAAGVRLVMASWAVYPALDPDRPAGFSPTVIQGELRDRLGFRGVTVTDALEADALTPYGPAGPRAVAAAAAGMDLILCSARDPQQGEDATAALAAALDSGSLDREAFAEAVARVDALRDGLG, via the coding sequence ATGGCCCCGTTCCGGCAGGTCGCCCAGTTGACCTCGGTGCTGCTGGTGCTGGGAGCCACGCTGGGGCCGGTCCCCGCCGGGCCTGCCCCCGCCGGATCGGTGACGCACCGCATCGGCGCCCACGCCGAGAGGACCGCAGCGATGACCGTCCGGCACCAGGACTCCCGGCAGCTCGCGGGGCGTCGGATCGTGCTCTCCTACCCGGGCCCGACCCCGCCGCCCGAGACGCTGGACGCGATCCGGAAGGGTCGGGCCGCCGGGGTCATTCTGTTCGGTGAGAACATCACCAGTCCTGAACAACTCGCCCAAGCAGTCGGGAAGTTGAAGCAGGCAGCCGCCGAGGCTCCGCACCCGCGCCCGCTGCTGCTGATGACCGACCAGGAGGGCGGCAAGGTCCGCCGGCTGCCCGGCGCACCCGAACTCTCCGCCCGGCGCACCGGAACGGCCCCGGACCCGCTCGCCGCCGCCGTGGACTCCGGCACCGGCGCCGCCGGGACCCTCGCCGACGCCGGGCTGAACGTCAACCTCGCCCCGGTGCTCGACGTCTACGACACCCCGGACAACTTCATCGACCACTCCGAGCGCTCCTACGGCCAGGACCCCACCCGGGTGGGCGAACTGGGCAGCGCGTTCCTCGCCGCCCAGCAGAGCCAGGGCGTGGCGGCCACCGCCAAGCACTTCCCCGGCCTCGGCTCAGCCGCCCGCGACGAGAACACCGATGCCCGCCCCGTCACCCTCCCCGTCCCGCTCGCCCAGCTGCGCACCCGCGGCGAAGCCCCGTACCGCGCCGCCATCGCCGCGGGCGTGCGCCTGGTGATGGCCTCCTGGGCCGTCTATCCGGCCCTCGACCCCGACCGTCCGGCCGGATTCTCGCCCACCGTGATCCAGGGCGAGCTCCGCGACCGCCTCGGCTTCCGGGGCGTCACCGTCACCGACGCCCTCGAAGCCGACGCCCTCACCCCGTACGGACCCGCCGGCCCCCGCGCCGTCGCCGCCGCGGCAGCCGGCATGGACCTCATCCTCTGCTCCGCCCGCGACCCCCAGCAGGGCGAGGACGCCACCGCCGCCCTGGCGGCCGCCCTCGACTCCGGCAGCCTCGACCGCGAGGCCTTCGCCGAAGCCGTGGCCCGGGTGGACGCCCTGCGGGACGGCCTGGGCTGA
- a CDS encoding DUF6126 family protein: MSDSADSPVKGDGTSEEKRRRKAMLVRAGIYIFATHLFAGFVLLLFALGGRK, encoded by the coding sequence ATGAGCGACAGCGCCGACAGCCCGGTGAAGGGCGACGGTACGAGCGAGGAGAAGCGCCGCCGCAAGGCGATGCTGGTCCGCGCGGGGATCTACATCTTCGCCACCCACCTGTTCGCGGGCTTCGTCCTGTTGCTGTTCGCGCTCGGCGGCCGCAAGTAG
- a CDS encoding DUF4241 domain-containing protein translates to MRHRSGGGRPGGDRPQRGSQHQQHRGQLGDLPERGHHASRVGNGIRSASVPRDRPSGSPENAVTAPCAPRLGGCSNEEAVNALGPSGFRGRAVDSGFGCLFDSTATASPGALLGEDGEVLRRAFARDRSGPGPVDLTEPGSGAGLVAFRTGFGEGLYPTWVATAPAAGRSAWAPSS, encoded by the coding sequence GTGCGTCACCGATCCGGCGGGGGCAGGCCCGGCGGGGACCGGCCCCAGCGTGGCTCCCAGCACCAGCAGCACCGAGGTCAACTGGGCGACCTGCCGGAACGGGGCCATCACGCCTCCAGGGTCGGCAACGGCATACGGTCCGCCAGCGTACCCAGGGACCGGCCGTCCGGCAGCCCGGAAAACGCCGTGACCGCCCCATGCGCTCCTAGGTTGGGCGGATGTTCGAACGAGGAGGCGGTGAACGCGCTCGGCCCTTCCGGGTTCCGCGGCCGTGCCGTGGACAGCGGCTTCGGTTGCCTCTTCGACAGCACGGCCACGGCTTCGCCGGGCGCGCTGCTGGGCGAGGACGGCGAGGTGCTCAGGCGGGCCTTCGCGCGGGACCGGAGCGGGCCGGGCCCGGTCGACCTCACCGAGCCGGGCTCCGGCGCGGGCCTGGTCGCGTTCCGCACCGGCTTCGGCGAGGGGCTCTACCCGACCTGGGTGGCCACGGCGCCGGCGGCCGGACGGTCGGCCTGGGCACCGAGTTCGTGA
- a CDS encoding ArsR/SmtB family transcription factor yields MPVPLYQAKAEFFRTLGHPVRIRVLELLQDGPRPVRELLAEIEVEPSNLSQQLAVLRRTQLVTATREGNTVVYALSTPDVAELLRAARRILTELITDQGALLTELRAPGGRSPR; encoded by the coding sequence ATGCCGGTCCCGCTGTACCAGGCCAAGGCGGAGTTCTTCCGCACTCTCGGCCACCCGGTCCGGATCCGGGTCCTGGAGCTGCTCCAGGACGGACCCCGACCGGTGCGCGAGCTGCTGGCGGAGATCGAGGTCGAGCCGTCCAACCTCTCCCAGCAGCTCGCGGTGCTGCGCCGCACCCAGCTGGTCACGGCCACCCGCGAGGGCAACACGGTGGTGTACGCGCTCAGCACTCCGGACGTCGCCGAGCTGCTGCGCGCGGCGCGCCGGATCCTCACCGAGTTGATCACCGACCAGGGCGCGCTGCTCACCGAGCTGCGCGCTCCCGGCGGCCGGTCTCCCCGCTGA
- a CDS encoding cytochrome P450: MALPTNALLAETRKRIVPPRTTPPPVPTVRAAVPPLAPGALPGLGHAAALLRDPLGFLGSLARLGGVVRIRLGPRTVCVVTDARLVHTLLVALAHDCPRGAVQDTLKTAFGDGLLMSEGQAHRDRRRIIQPAFGPDRMAGYLAVMHQVTEERAGRWRSGQVLDVAKEMNHLALEIVTRSLFGARLSEDATLAFHRALPDLVKGQIVQSLYPHPAFARLPLPVNRRFDAAVRVLNQVVDQAVNGRAGKARSAQRGNTLPALLRAATDPATGRALTEADVRSEAITMFGAGTETVSTTLTWLLDELLRHPEVEARVLAELDEHLPAGATPTPEALSRLTYTRSVTQEVVRLHAPNAFLMRTAQVPVDLGPYRIPAGTELLYSLTALHRDPVRYDEPLSFRPERWQDGGGLGRPSFLPFGAGKHKCIGEAFAWAELTVAAAAILRRWRPVAVPGARAREVVWTTVQAQGLKVRLAPRTPTTVATDEGPAATEPDRPLPARCPFTGTAATPVPAPRPPAELRAAADRHADWAVRHGLLAPAELPGYQAYGLHELIGHAFPRARGTELDLLVDVLGWFTVLDDRFDGPPGRRPAEAHALVDPLISALDGDARPDTPDDRLLTAWRELWHRQSESTSAAWRARAAREWRACLATFPAEAEHRARGTVPALGLGLTDTMRLRRHGSCLYPFMNILERVHGADAPAALHAEPALHRLRANTADAATLINDLYSLEREERQSAAAFNTVLTLQRVRGCTRSRAVRAVRARVARLRQENEELRRDLGRRHPAGRWYLDGTRELVAGVQAWTSTSDRYLVPGERGR; encoded by the coding sequence ATGGCCCTGCCGACCAATGCCCTGCTGGCAGAGACACGGAAACGGATCGTCCCCCCGAGAACCACGCCGCCCCCCGTCCCCACCGTCCGCGCCGCCGTCCCCCCGCTCGCCCCCGGCGCGCTGCCCGGCCTCGGCCACGCCGCCGCCCTGCTGCGCGACCCGCTCGGCTTCCTCGGCTCGCTGGCCCGCCTCGGCGGCGTGGTCCGCATCAGGCTCGGGCCGCGCACCGTCTGCGTGGTGACCGACGCCCGGCTGGTCCACACCCTGCTCGTCGCGCTCGCCCACGACTGTCCGCGCGGCGCCGTCCAGGACACCCTCAAGACGGCCTTCGGCGACGGCCTGCTGATGTCCGAGGGCCAGGCCCACCGCGACCGCCGCCGGATCATCCAGCCCGCCTTCGGCCCGGACCGGATGGCCGGGTACCTGGCCGTGATGCACCAGGTCACCGAGGAGCGGGCCGGGCGCTGGCGGTCCGGCCAAGTCCTCGACGTGGCCAAGGAGATGAATCACCTGGCGCTGGAGATCGTCACCCGCTCGCTGTTCGGCGCCCGGCTCAGCGAGGACGCCACCCTCGCCTTCCACCGGGCCCTGCCGGACCTGGTCAAGGGCCAGATCGTCCAGTCCCTCTACCCCCACCCGGCGTTCGCCCGGCTGCCGCTGCCCGTCAACCGGCGCTTCGACGCCGCCGTCCGGGTGCTCAACCAGGTGGTCGATCAGGCCGTCAACGGCCGTGCCGGCAAGGCCCGTTCGGCGCAGCGCGGGAACACCCTGCCGGCCCTGCTGCGGGCCGCCACCGATCCGGCCACCGGCCGTGCGCTCACCGAGGCCGACGTCCGCTCCGAGGCCATCACCATGTTCGGCGCCGGTACGGAGACCGTCTCCACCACCCTCACCTGGCTGTTGGACGAACTCCTGCGCCACCCCGAGGTGGAGGCCCGCGTCCTCGCCGAGCTGGACGAACACCTCCCTGCCGGTGCCACTCCCACTCCCGAGGCACTCAGCCGGCTCACCTACACCCGCAGCGTCACCCAGGAGGTGGTGCGACTGCACGCGCCCAACGCCTTCCTGATGCGCACCGCCCAGGTGCCGGTGGACCTCGGCCCGTACCGGATCCCGGCCGGCACCGAACTGCTGTACAGCCTCACCGCACTGCACCGCGACCCGGTCCGCTACGACGAACCGCTGAGCTTCCGGCCCGAGCGCTGGCAGGACGGCGGCGGACTCGGACGGCCCTCCTTCCTGCCGTTCGGGGCGGGCAAGCACAAGTGCATCGGCGAAGCCTTCGCCTGGGCCGAGCTGACCGTCGCGGCCGCCGCGATCCTGCGCCGCTGGCGGCCGGTGGCCGTGCCGGGGGCCCGGGCCCGCGAGGTGGTGTGGACGACCGTCCAGGCCCAGGGCCTGAAGGTCCGGCTGGCGCCTCGCACGCCGACCACCGTGGCGACGGACGAAGGCCCCGCGGCGACGGAGCCGGACCGGCCGCTCCCCGCCCGGTGCCCGTTCACCGGCACGGCAGCCACCCCCGTGCCGGCTCCACGGCCGCCCGCCGAACTGCGCGCCGCCGCCGACCGGCACGCCGACTGGGCGGTCCGCCACGGCCTGCTCGCCCCGGCCGAGCTGCCCGGCTACCAGGCCTACGGGCTGCACGAGCTGATCGGCCACGCCTTCCCGCGCGCCCGGGGCACCGAACTGGACCTGCTGGTCGACGTACTGGGCTGGTTCACCGTCCTGGACGACCGCTTCGACGGGCCGCCCGGACGCCGTCCCGCGGAGGCCCACGCGCTGGTCGACCCGCTGATCTCCGCCCTCGACGGCGACGCGCGCCCGGACACCCCGGACGACCGGCTACTCACCGCCTGGCGGGAACTCTGGCACCGCCAGAGCGAGTCGACCTCCGCGGCCTGGCGCGCCAGGGCGGCCCGCGAGTGGCGAGCCTGCCTGGCCACCTTCCCCGCCGAGGCCGAGCACCGCGCCCGCGGCACCGTCCCCGCCCTCGGCCTCGGCCTCACGGACACCATGCGGCTGCGCCGCCACGGCAGCTGCCTCTACCCCTTCATGAACATACTGGAACGGGTCCACGGCGCCGACGCCCCCGCCGCCCTGCACGCGGAGCCCGCACTGCACCGCCTGCGGGCCAACACCGCCGACGCCGCGACGCTGATCAACGACCTCTACTCGCTGGAGCGGGAGGAACGGCAGAGCGCGGCCGCCTTCAACACCGTCCTGACCCTGCAGCGGGTCCGCGGCTGCACCCGCAGCCGGGCCGTCCGAGCGGTCCGCGCCCGGGTCGCCCGGCTGCGCCAGGAGAACGAGGAACTGCGCCGCGACCTGGGCCGCCGGCACCCGGCGGGGCGCTGGTACCTGGACGGCACCCGGGAACTGGTCGCCGGCGTCCAGGCCTGGACCAGCACCAGTGACCGCTACCTGGTACCGGGCGAGCGGGGGCGTTGA